The following coding sequences lie in one Cucurbita pepo subsp. pepo cultivar mu-cu-16 chromosome LG13, ASM280686v2, whole genome shotgun sequence genomic window:
- the LOC111808553 gene encoding calcium/calmodulin-regulated receptor-like kinase 2: protein MGQRADLIIIGISVGLALGILIAILVFYVIRWYRKNVYLRRSTNERSLGTIQIRTNGLDSSTEFSASLSGSIAFPGSEKLHKDSWSPWRNHNHKDIVASASGVLKYPYKDIQKATENFTTLLGQGSYGPVYKAKMPNGAVLAVKVLASDSKQGEKEFQTEVSLLGRLHHRNLVNLMGYCIDKGSHMLIYEFMSNGSLDNLLYNSENRVLSWDERIQIALDISHGVEYLHEGAIPPVIHRDLKSANILLDHTMRAKVADFGLSKEEVFDGRNSGLKGTYGYIDPAYMATNKFTMKSDIYSFGIIVFELITAIHPQQNLVDYINLAGMSPDGIDEIIDNQLAGECNLEEARKLAHIGRRCLHKAPRKRPLISEVSQAILKIKQRRLGKANNMSLASMDLSRAVSRIEEQQVELSRIASLA from the exons ATGGGTCAACGAGCTGATCTAATTATCATTGGCATCTCTGTTGGTTTGGCACTTGGTATTTTGATTGCTATCCTGGTATTTTATGTCATAAGATGGTACAGAAAGAATGTGTATCTTCGGCGAAGTACGAATGAGCGTAGTCTAGGAACTATTCAGATTCGAACAAATGGATTGGACTCAAGTACTGAATTTAGTGCATCTCTTTCTGGTTCTATTGCTTTTCCGGGATCTGAAAAGCTCCATAAGGATTCTTGGTCCCCTTGGAGGAATCATAACCACAAAGACATAGTTGCTTCTGCATCCGGTGTTCTGAAGTACCCTTACAA GGATATTCAGAAGGCTACTGAGAACTTCACTACTCTTTTGGGACAAGGGTCATATGGTCCAGTATATAAAGCAAAGATGCCCAATGGAGCAGTTCTAGCTGTTAAGGTGCTTGCTTCAGATTCCAAACAGGGTGAAAAAGAGTTTCAGACGGAG GTAAGTTTACTAGGAAGATTGCATCATCGTAATCTGGTGAATTTGATGGGGTACTGCATTGATAAAGGAAGCCACATGCTAATTTATGAGTTCATGAGTAATGGAAGTTTGGACAACCTTCTTTACA ATTCAGAAAATCGTGTGTTGAGTTGGGATGAGAGGATTCAGATCGCTCTTGATATCTCTCATGGAGTCGAGTACCTTCACGAAGGG GCTATTCCTCCTGTCATACATCGTGATTTGAAGTCTGCCAATATATTGTTGGATCATACGATGAGAGCTAAG GTTGCTGATTTTGGGCTGTCAAAGGAAGAAGTTTTTGATGGCCGGAATTCTGGTCTGAAAGGTACATATGGCTACATAGACCCGGCATACATGGCTACAAACAAATTTACGATGAAGAGCGACATCTATAGCTTCGGCATAATCGTTTTCGAACTAATCACAGCCATCCATCCACAACAAAATTTAGTGGACTACATTAATCTC GCTGGAATGAGCCCCGATGGGATTGATGAAATAATTGATAACCAACTAGCTGGAGAATGCAATCTTGAAGAAGCAAGGAAGCTAGCTCATATTGGTCGTAGATGCTTGCATAAAGCACCGAGAAAACGCCCTTTAATTAGCGAAGTTTCGCAGGCGATATTGAAGATAAAGCAGAGACGACTCGGGAAAGCTAATAACATGTCTCTTGCTAGCATGGATCTTTCAAGAGCTGTGAGCAGAATTGAGGAACAACAGGTGGAATTGAGTAGGATTGCTAGCCTAGCGTGA